A genomic window from Winogradskyella sp. J14-2 includes:
- a CDS encoding DUF559 domain-containing protein, producing the protein MARIPISVSKILQERKIFRGLNENKYSESFLIQIEEKNQKWDLSHIAHRKDLIKFRNELNDVLGFKEIAEKFNCSIEEAEKISDYQESEKICKSCPQKNLVCFDCIYTCQSPLEQKLYVALKNSNIDSELQRRIRKDGTGYSKEFQVDRKTILTLPDFYIETSDKKICIYADGHTYHERTEYQALRDRNIDRELQNLGFVCLRFTGKEIREKIENVIETIKKSMELKPVPNNV; encoded by the coding sequence ATGGCAAGAATACCAATCTCAGTTTCAAAAATACTTCAAGAAAGAAAAATTTTTAGAGGACTCAACGAAAATAAATATAGTGAAAGCTTCTTAATTCAAATTGAGGAAAAGAATCAAAAATGGGATTTATCACATATTGCTCATAGAAAAGACTTAATCAAGTTTAGAAATGAGCTAAATGATGTGCTTGGATTTAAAGAAATTGCTGAAAAATTCAATTGTTCAATAGAAGAAGCTGAAAAAATCTCTGACTATCAAGAGAGTGAAAAAATTTGCAAAAGTTGTCCCCAAAAGAATTTAGTCTGTTTTGATTGTATTTATACTTGCCAAAGTCCTTTAGAGCAAAAACTTTACGTTGCCTTGAAAAACTCAAATATTGATTCCGAATTACAAAGGAGAATACGAAAAGATGGAACAGGATATTCGAAAGAATTTCAAGTTGACAGAAAAACGATTTTGACTTTACCTGATTTTTACATTGAGACTTCCGACAAAAAGATTTGCATATATGCAGATGGACACACTTATCACGAAAGAACTGAATATCAAGCATTACGTGACAGAAATATTGACCGAGAATTACAAAATTTAGGATTTGTTTGTTTGAGGTTTACTGGAAAAGAAATTAGAGAAAAAATTGAAAACGTTATTGAGACTATTAAAAAGTCAATGGAATTAAAGCCAGTACCTAACAACGTATAA
- a CDS encoding polysaccharide pyruvyl transferase family protein produces MKNILSSLKRKRIKNKTINAILNTDQQNNSVINLHRIDRNNVGDFYCAPHLYFDVLKGKSLDIFDYKVDDKNVTANFIKKISNNSLIIGGGGLLNRSGFSKQMKMFEKLTDKNKKIVLWGLGHNRKDPSTFNKNVAYNIKTSKFGLVGTRDYSMPGEYVPCVSCMHNIFDKNYTSTQETGIIFHKDTLKKNNLLKRLENYPTSSNTTNLEEMVGFIGKSETIITDSYHAMYWSMLLNKKVIAIPNSSKFYDFKYKPVFSSFDNFENDIKKGQSYSGILEECREINHNFAHKVFNYLNVS; encoded by the coding sequence ATGAAAAACATTTTATCTTCATTAAAAAGAAAACGGATAAAAAATAAAACCATAAACGCTATTCTAAATACAGATCAACAAAATAATTCTGTAATTAATCTGCATAGAATAGACCGCAATAATGTCGGTGATTTTTATTGTGCACCTCACCTTTATTTCGATGTTTTAAAAGGTAAATCCTTAGATATTTTTGATTATAAAGTTGATGATAAAAATGTGACCGCTAATTTCATCAAAAAAATCTCTAACAATAGTTTAATTATTGGTGGTGGTGGATTACTAAACCGTTCTGGATTTTCTAAACAGATGAAAATGTTTGAAAAGCTAACCGATAAAAACAAGAAAATAGTACTTTGGGGACTAGGTCATAACCGCAAAGATCCATCGACCTTTAATAAAAATGTAGCGTATAACATTAAGACCTCTAAATTTGGCTTAGTTGGCACAAGAGATTATAGTATGCCTGGCGAGTACGTGCCTTGTGTAAGCTGCATGCACAATATTTTCGATAAAAATTACACAAGTACCCAAGAAACTGGTATTATTTTTCATAAAGATACTTTAAAGAAAAATAACCTTCTAAAACGGCTAGAAAACTACCCAACAAGCTCTAATACAACCAATCTAGAAGAAATGGTAGGTTTTATAGGAAAATCAGAAACCATAATTACAGACAGTTACCATGCCATGTACTGGTCTATGCTTTTAAACAAAAAAGTCATTGCAATACCTAACTCATCTAAATTTTATGATTTTAAATACAAACCCGTTTTTTCATCGTTCGACAACTTTGAAAACGATATAAAAAAGGGACAGAGTTATTCGGGAATTCTAGAAGAATGTCGAGAGATTAATCATAACTTTGCCCACAAAGTATTTAATTACCTAAACGTATCGTAA
- a CDS encoding lipopolysaccharide kinase InaA family protein, with amino-acid sequence MNRVIAENFKAIAAHLDDGIINFDTTGTPFGNQDRNSLKLFEIEGKTINVKSFKVPNFINQIAYRFFRKSKAQRSYDYAKKLTNLNIGTPQPIAYYEFKTALLFKKSYYVSEQLDYDLTYRELTTDLNYPNHEEILRAFTRFTYNLHEKNINFLDHSPGNTLIKVNDSNYNFYLVDLNRMQFGFMNFETRIKNFAKLTTHKSMVKVMSDEYSKCCNQPYDKVFSLMWNATQTFQEKYYRKKRLKKKLKFWKT; translated from the coding sequence ATGAATAGAGTAATTGCAGAAAATTTTAAAGCCATTGCGGCACATTTAGATGATGGTATTATAAATTTTGATACTACAGGAACTCCCTTTGGAAATCAAGATAGAAATTCTTTAAAATTATTTGAAATAGAAGGAAAAACAATAAACGTTAAGTCGTTTAAGGTTCCAAATTTTATAAATCAAATAGCTTATAGGTTTTTTAGAAAAAGTAAAGCGCAACGCTCATATGACTATGCAAAAAAATTAACAAATCTTAATATTGGCACACCACAACCCATTGCCTACTATGAGTTTAAGACTGCTTTACTATTCAAAAAAAGTTATTATGTAAGCGAGCAATTAGATTACGACCTAACTTACAGAGAGTTAACCACAGATTTAAACTATCCTAACCACGAAGAAATTTTAAGAGCTTTTACAAGATTTACATATAATTTGCATGAAAAAAACATCAATTTTTTAGACCATTCGCCAGGTAATACACTTATAAAAGTTAATGACAGTAATTACAATTTTTATCTTGTAGATCTTAATCGTATGCAATTTGGTTTTATGAATTTTGAGACCAGAATTAAGAACTTTGCAAAATTAACAACGCATAAGTCTATGGTAAAAGTTATGAGTGATGAGTATTCTAAATGTTGTAATCAGCCTTATGATAAAGTGTTTAGTCTTATGTGGAATGCTACTCAAACATTTCAAGAAAAATACTACAGAAAAAAAAGATTGAAAAAGAAACTAAAGTTCTGGAAGACATAA
- a CDS encoding glycosyltransferase family 2 protein has product MALPKITVIIATYNKTDWLEKVLYGYSVQTYKDFDIIIADDGSTEETKNLIDRFKQDYPVEITHAWHEDEGYRRQKILNEAIVMARHNYILFTDGDCIPREDFVETHAKHAEKGYFLSGGYCKLPMNISQTIAEDDIKSKRCFEVKWLKEQGILSGKNKLKLSAKNGLANFLDVVTPTGATFNNCNSSAWKSDLIAINGYDERMQYGGPDRELGERLVNNGIKTKQIRYKAICLHLDHARGYKTQESLDRNLAIRAKVKKENLKWTEFGIKKD; this is encoded by the coding sequence ATGGCGTTACCAAAAATCACAGTCATTATTGCTACTTATAATAAAACCGATTGGTTAGAAAAAGTGTTGTATGGCTATAGCGTACAAACGTACAAAGACTTTGATATTATTATTGCTGATGACGGTTCTACAGAAGAAACCAAAAATTTAATTGATAGATTTAAACAAGATTATCCTGTAGAAATTACGCACGCTTGGCATGAAGATGAAGGTTACAGACGCCAAAAAATTTTAAATGAAGCTATAGTCATGGCAAGGCATAACTATATCTTATTTACAGATGGAGACTGTATACCGCGTGAAGATTTTGTAGAAACCCATGCTAAACACGCCGAAAAGGGCTACTTTTTATCTGGCGGTTACTGCAAACTCCCAATGAATATCAGCCAAACTATTGCTGAAGACGATATAAAATCTAAGCGTTGTTTTGAGGTAAAATGGCTTAAAGAACAGGGAATATTAAGTGGAAAAAATAAGTTGAAACTTTCTGCTAAAAATGGCCTAGCTAATTTCTTGGATGTTGTAACTCCAACAGGCGCAACATTTAACAACTGTAATTCCTCGGCATGGAAATCTGATTTAATTGCAATAAATGGTTATGACGAACGTATGCAATATGGTGGTCCAGATAGAGAATTGGGTGAGCGTTTAGTAAACAACGGTATTAAAACGAAACAAATACGTTACAAAGCCATTTGTTTGCATCTAGATCATGCACGTGGTTATAAAACACAAGAATCTTTAGATAGAAATTTAGCGATTAGGGCTAAGGTGAAAAAAGAAAATTTAAAGTGGACCGAATTCGGTATTAAAAAAGATTAA
- the ruvX gene encoding Holliday junction resolvase RuvX, protein MGRVLAIDYGTKRTGLAVTDPLQIIASGLTTVETKELLQYLKTYVETERVDKFVVGEPKQMDNTASESEVHIQKFLEKLQKEIPQIPIVRVDERFTSKMAFQTMIDSGLKKKQRKDKALVDEISATLILQSYLASNS, encoded by the coding sequence ATGGGAAGAGTCTTAGCTATAGATTACGGTACTAAACGAACAGGATTAGCTGTTACAGATCCTCTGCAGATTATTGCTTCGGGACTAACAACTGTTGAAACGAAAGAATTACTTCAGTATTTAAAAACTTACGTTGAGACTGAGCGTGTGGATAAATTTGTTGTAGGCGAACCTAAACAGATGGATAACACTGCTTCAGAGAGTGAAGTTCATATTCAAAAGTTTTTAGAAAAATTACAAAAAGAAATTCCGCAAATCCCAATCGTTAGAGTAGATGAGCGTTTTACTTCTAAAATGGCATTTCAAACCATGATAGATAGTGGTCTAAAGAAAAAACAAAGAAAGGATAAAGCGCTTGTAGATGAAATAAGTGCCACCTTAATATTGCAGAGTTATTTGGCTTCAAATTCTTAA
- a CDS encoding glycosyltransferase family 2 protein, giving the protein MLKLSGVIITFNEERNIERCLQSLVNIADEIVVVDSYSTDNTKAICQKFNVKFIEQEFLGYIEQKNFALEQATHNHVVSLDGDEALSKELQKSINALKNNWIFDGYYANRYNNFCGQWIKHSDWYPNKKLRVFDKTKAEWKGINPHDNVQFYDNTTKSGYLKGDILHWTYQTYSEFNKKTEHFSSIAAKAYYDKGKTAPIWKIIWNPTWAFFKSYILRLGFLDGFNGFVICVQTANITFLKYSKLREIYKKLS; this is encoded by the coding sequence ATGCTAAAACTATCTGGTGTTATTATTACCTTTAACGAAGAGCGAAACATTGAGCGCTGCTTACAGTCTTTAGTTAATATTGCTGATGAAATTGTTGTTGTAGACTCCTACTCTACAGATAATACCAAAGCCATTTGCCAAAAATTTAATGTAAAGTTCATTGAGCAGGAGTTTTTGGGTTATATAGAACAGAAAAACTTTGCATTAGAGCAAGCTACGCATAACCATGTTGTTTCTCTTGATGGTGATGAAGCACTTTCTAAAGAACTTCAAAAGTCTATAAATGCTTTAAAAAATAACTGGATTTTTGATGGTTATTACGCCAACCGTTATAATAATTTTTGTGGCCAATGGATAAAACACAGTGATTGGTATCCTAACAAAAAGTTGCGTGTTTTTGATAAAACCAAGGCAGAATGGAAAGGTATTAATCCACATGACAATGTTCAGTTTTACGATAATACAACTAAAAGTGGATACTTAAAAGGCGACATTCTGCACTGGACGTATCAAACCTATTCTGAATTCAATAAAAAAACGGAACACTTTTCTTCAATTGCAGCCAAAGCTTATTACGATAAAGGAAAAACAGCACCTATTTGGAAAATTATTTGGAATCCGACTTGGGCATTCTTTAAGTCGTATATATTAAGGCTTGGATTTTTAGATGGCTTTAACGGCTTTGTTATTTGTGTGCAGACCGCAAACATTACGTTTTTAAAGTATTCTAAATTACGTGAGATTTATAAAAAACTATCATAG
- a CDS encoding glycosyltransferase family 2 protein: MQLAPKASVIISTYNQPKWLALVLHSYNIQTESNFELIIADDGSDEETKVVIDTFSKQTDLNVIHVWQEDKGFRKTKILNKAIVVSNSEYLIFTDGDCIARADFVETHLKLKQSNCALSGGYFKLTKTLSLSINKAIVDSQKCFDKQWLLIKGQPKTFKLNKLTTSKIKAIVLNALTPTKATFDGMNVSCYKKDIMAVNGFDERMQYGGEDREVGERMMNNGVRFKQVRYSAICVHLHHERPYKNEEAEALNLKIRLETKKNKLIYTKFGIKR, from the coding sequence ATGCAATTAGCACCTAAAGCATCAGTTATAATAAGTACTTACAATCAGCCAAAATGGTTAGCGTTGGTGTTGCATAGTTATAACATTCAAACCGAATCTAATTTTGAATTGATTATAGCAGACGATGGCTCTGATGAGGAAACAAAAGTAGTGATTGATACGTTCTCTAAACAAACAGATTTAAACGTTATTCATGTTTGGCAAGAAGATAAAGGCTTTAGAAAAACCAAAATTCTCAATAAAGCTATTGTGGTTTCAAATTCAGAATACCTCATATTTACAGATGGAGATTGTATAGCAAGAGCAGATTTTGTAGAAACACATTTAAAATTAAAACAATCTAATTGTGCACTTTCTGGAGGGTATTTTAAGTTAACGAAAACATTATCACTAAGTATTAATAAAGCGATCGTAGATAGCCAAAAATGTTTCGATAAACAGTGGCTTTTGATCAAAGGTCAACCCAAAACGTTTAAGCTTAATAAACTAACGACATCTAAAATTAAAGCTATTGTATTAAATGCATTAACACCTACAAAAGCCACTTTTGATGGCATGAATGTGTCTTGCTATAAAAAGGATATTATGGCAGTTAATGGGTTTGATGAACGCATGCAATATGGTGGTGAAGATAGGGAAGTTGGTGAGCGAATGATGAATAATGGTGTTAGATTTAAACAAGTACGTTATAGTGCCATTTGCGTACATTTGCATCACGAAAGACCTTATAAAAACGAAGAAGCAGAGGCTCTAAATCTGAAAATTAGACTAGAAACAAAAAAAAATAAATTAATATATACCAAGTTTGGTATTAAGAGATAA
- a CDS encoding 2,3,4,5-tetrahydropyridine-2,6-dicarboxylate N-succinyltransferase — protein sequence MKQLQTVIENAWDDRSLLTNHVTVDAIKSVIDLIDAGTLRVAEPTKDGWQVNEWVKKAVVLYFPIQKMETHEVGIFEYHDKIPLKRNYMEKGIRVVPHAVARHGAYISKGVIMMPSYVNIGAYVDEGTMVDTWATVGSCAQIGKNVHLSGGVGIGGVLEPLQASPVIIEDGAFIGSRCIVVEGVHVEKEAVLGANVVLTMSTKIIDVTGDEPVEMKGRVPARSVVIPGSYTKKFAAGEYQVPCALIIGKRKESTDKKTSLNDALREYDVAV from the coding sequence ATGAAACAACTACAAACTGTTATAGAAAATGCCTGGGACGATCGTTCTTTGTTAACCAACCATGTAACCGTAGATGCTATAAAAAGTGTTATTGATCTCATTGACGCTGGTACACTCAGAGTAGCAGAACCAACTAAAGATGGCTGGCAAGTTAACGAATGGGTTAAAAAAGCGGTTGTACTCTACTTTCCTATTCAGAAAATGGAAACACACGAGGTTGGTATTTTTGAATATCACGACAAAATACCATTGAAACGCAACTATATGGAAAAAGGCATTAGAGTTGTTCCGCATGCTGTAGCAAGACATGGAGCCTATATCTCTAAAGGTGTTATTATGATGCCAAGCTATGTTAACATTGGCGCTTATGTAGATGAAGGTACAATGGTAGACACCTGGGCAACTGTTGGTAGTTGTGCTCAGATTGGAAAAAATGTACACCTTTCTGGTGGCGTTGGAATTGGTGGTGTTTTAGAACCATTACAAGCTTCACCAGTTATTATTGAAGATGGTGCTTTTATTGGTAGCCGTTGTATTGTTGTAGAAGGAGTACATGTAGAAAAAGAAGCAGTACTTGGTGCTAATGTGGTATTAACTATGAGTACTAAAATTATAGATGTTACTGGTGATGAACCTGTAGAAATGAAAGGTAGAGTACCTGCGCGTTCAGTAGTAATTCCTGGAAGTTATACTAAGAAATTTGCAGCAGGAGAATACCAAGTACCTTGTGCTTTAATTATTGGAAAACGTAAGGAAAGTACAGATAAGAAAACTTCTTTGAACGATGCTTTACGCGAGTATGATGTAGCGGTTTAA
- a CDS encoding glycosyltransferase family 9 protein, protein MKILIIQQKMIGDVLASSILFEAIKHHYPDAELHYLINTHTFPVVDQNPHIDKVQFFTPEHEKSKLKLFKLAKQLRKENYDVVIDVYSKLSSNLITLFSKAKIKISIDKGKNKLLYTHLYKHKAKADTNAGLAIENRLQLLQPIDIDSSKIVRPKIYLTKAEESKAKAFLESNNIDTNKPLYMIGVLGSGSAKTYPFDYMASVIDTIVTTQPESQILFNYIPKQEADAKTILDLCNPKTQQHIHFNVFGKNLRDFLAITQHCDALIGNEGGAINMAKALSIPTFTIFSPWIKKEAWNMFDDGKKHVSVHLKDYDDRSYANIEHPKVLKSKASELYLKFKPSLFEEDLVKFLEKL, encoded by the coding sequence TTGAAAATTCTAATTATACAGCAAAAAATGATTGGCGATGTTTTGGCTTCGAGCATTTTGTTTGAAGCCATTAAACATCACTATCCTGATGCAGAATTGCATTACCTTATAAATACGCACACATTTCCTGTTGTAGATCAAAACCCTCATATAGATAAGGTTCAGTTTTTTACTCCAGAACACGAAAAAAGTAAACTGAAACTTTTTAAGCTTGCTAAACAACTTCGAAAAGAAAATTATGATGTTGTTATAGATGTTTACTCTAAATTATCGAGTAACCTCATTACTTTATTTTCTAAAGCGAAAATTAAAATTTCTATAGATAAAGGCAAAAATAAGTTATTATACACGCATCTATACAAACACAAGGCCAAAGCAGATACTAATGCAGGTTTGGCCATAGAAAATCGACTGCAACTACTGCAGCCTATAGATATAGACAGCAGCAAAATAGTAAGACCCAAAATATATCTTACTAAAGCGGAAGAATCTAAAGCCAAAGCATTTTTAGAATCAAATAACATTGACACCAACAAACCACTATATATGATTGGTGTTTTGGGTAGCGGATCTGCCAAAACTTATCCGTTTGATTATATGGCTTCTGTAATTGATACAATCGTAACAACTCAACCCGAAAGTCAGATTTTATTCAATTATATACCAAAACAAGAAGCTGATGCAAAAACTATCTTAGATTTGTGCAACCCCAAAACTCAACAGCACATTCATTTTAACGTTTTTGGTAAAAATTTGAGAGATTTTTTAGCCATAACACAGCATTGTGATGCACTAATAGGAAATGAAGGAGGTGCTATAAATATGGCAAAAGCCTTAAGTATTCCAACATTCACTATATTCTCTCCTTGGATAAAAAAAGAAGCTTGGAATATGTTTGATGATGGTAAAAAGCACGTTTCGGTTCATCTAAAAGATTATGATGACAGGTCTTATGCCAATATTGAGCATCCAAAAGTTTTAAAGTCTAAGGCTTCTGAATTGTATTTAAAATTTAAGCCTTCTCTTTTTGAAGAAGACTTGGTTAAATTTTTAGAAAAATTATAG
- a CDS encoding DUF5606 domain-containing protein, with the protein MSLEKILAISGKPGLYQIVTQTRTGAVVQSLIDKKRITVGAHSNISILSEIAIYTLTEEVPLKDVLKKIKDKENGEQTSISHKDGKDTLEEYFFEVLPDYDEDRVYASDIKKVVQWYNLLHKNDLLESLETEEEVTALDEEE; encoded by the coding sequence ATGAGCTTAGAAAAAATATTAGCTATTTCTGGTAAACCAGGACTATACCAAATTGTAACACAAACAAGAACAGGCGCTGTTGTACAATCTTTAATTGATAAAAAGAGAATTACTGTAGGAGCACACAGTAACATCAGTATACTAAGTGAAATCGCTATTTATACTTTAACCGAAGAAGTGCCTTTAAAAGATGTGCTTAAGAAGATTAAGGACAAAGAAAATGGTGAACAAACATCGATTAGCCATAAAGACGGAAAAGATACTTTAGAAGAATATTTCTTCGAAGTTTTACCAGATTATGATGAAGATCGCGTATATGCATCAGACATTAAAAAGGTGGTTCAGTGGTACAATTTATTGCACAAAAACGATCTTTTAGAATCTCTTGAAACCGAAGAAGAAGTAACTGCTCTTGACGAAGAAGAATAA
- the def gene encoding peptide deformylase, with product MILPIVAYGDAVLKKKAKEIDKDYPQLNELIENMYETMYGAYGVGLAAPQVGLPIRLFLVDTEPFSDDEDLSEKDRAQMKNFKRTFINAQILEEEGDEWAFNEGCLSIPDVREDVFRKPKIKIQYQDENFETHVEEYDGLIARVIQHEYDHIEGILFTDKLSSFKKRLIKGKLTNISKGKIRIDYKMRFPAMSRKR from the coding sequence ATGATTTTACCAATAGTTGCATATGGAGATGCCGTATTAAAGAAAAAGGCTAAGGAAATCGATAAAGATTACCCTCAGCTTAATGAGTTGATAGAAAATATGTACGAGACTATGTATGGTGCTTATGGTGTTGGTTTAGCTGCACCACAAGTGGGTTTGCCCATCCGTTTATTTTTGGTAGATACTGAGCCTTTTTCTGACGATGAAGATCTATCTGAAAAAGATAGAGCGCAAATGAAGAATTTTAAGAGAACATTTATCAACGCTCAAATTTTAGAAGAAGAAGGAGATGAATGGGCTTTTAATGAAGGCTGTTTAAGCATTCCAGATGTTAGGGAAGATGTGTTTAGAAAGCCAAAAATAAAAATTCAATATCAAGATGAAAATTTTGAAACGCATGTGGAAGAATACGACGGTTTAATCGCCAGAGTTATTCAGCATGAGTACGACCATATCGAAGGAATTTTATTTACCGACAAACTCTCGTCGTTTAAAAAACGTTTGATAAAAGGGAAGTTGACAAATATTTCAAAAGGAAAAATAAGAATAGATTATAAAATGCGTTTTCCTGCAATGAGCAGAAAGCGTTAA